A genomic region of Anas platyrhynchos isolate ZD024472 breed Pekin duck chromosome 19, IASCAAS_PekinDuck_T2T, whole genome shotgun sequence contains the following coding sequences:
- the COG1 gene encoding conserved oligomeric Golgi complex subunit 1 isoform X1: MAAVASLPPGRRGGNPVMAAMAARAAEAEALFEAHTAAELRAAERRLRAGIEQKREELRQMVGERYRDLIEAADTIAEMRLSAERLLGAVRGLQRGGAARPGPAPPAPPRLPEKLYWAAAQLKLLLDIPERAWGAMEAGRYLPAARLYLLCRHLHGLLQLDAPRARYSPILARFPILLRQVAAASHFRSTILQESKSLLRCQSVSDQAVAEALCAIMLLEDSSPRQALADFLLARKLAIQQLLNQPHHGAGIKAQVCSLMELLTTTLYQAYALFYMMPEGMPPDPALPCGLLFSTLESTTGQHPAGKGGVLEDEVKLSSWFRYLPESVVEFQPTLRTLAHPISQEYLRDTLQQWIAMCSDDIRAGVSSLLVYVKSLKGLAGIRDAVWELLTSESVSQHWDVVCRRLLDKPASFWEELLRQLFLDRLETLTKEGFESISSSSKQLLVAALQELEAKPASSALSKPVQFEHNVALFLWSESSSDLPSDAAWVNVANRSHFAKSGLSMKAQALTPCVQSFCSALDLKLKARLDDLLSYLPAEPSKEAAPTPQPRSAFDRYADTGLVEGLLRERCVACVHHLLGCVREELQNAQNLLGEQAGAGSDSRLDAVLFMARLCQSLSELCPHLKQCILGQSGGAEMVLKETRSTKKLGKGKAQEVNPVQAKWQEVKAELLQQSLVAYQIWSSAVTKALVQGFTHALLLDTAGSVLAMATNWDEIEIQEETEAGNSVTSKIRLPMQPSWYVQSLLFSLCQEVNRVGGHTLPKVTLQELLKTCMAAVLAAYEKLMEEKQEKKAGAFPMTQNRALQLLYDLRYLNIILTARSEEAKASRSKHDSRVEKVTDFLEGHIDPFDLDVFTPHLNGNLNRLVQRTSVLFGLLTGTENQYTSRSSALSSQELHNILPLASSQIRFGLLPLSMSSSRKAKSATRNAERVQVPPPALTRAEEEAARPGSLFRQLVTEEEDTAAPSLFKLGWLSGMTK; the protein is encoded by the exons ATGGCGGCCGTGGCGTCACTGCCGccgggaaggaggggggggaacccGGTAATGGCGGCCATGGCGGCGCGGGCGGCGGAGGCCGAGGCCCTGTTCGAGGCCCACACGGCGGCCGAGCTGCGGGCGGCGGAGCGGCGGCTGCGGGCCGGCATCGAGCAGAAGCGGGAGGAGCTGCGGCAGATGGTGGGCGAGCGCTACCGGGACCTCATCGAGGCGGCCGACACCATCGCCGAGATGCGGCTGAGCGCCGAGCGCCTGCTGGGGGCCGtcagggggctgcagaggggggGCGCCGCAAGGCCCGGGCCCGCTCCGCCG gctccaCCACGGCTACCGGAGAAGCTGTACTGGGCAGCGGCGcagctgaagctgctgctggacaTCCCCGAGCGGGCTTGGGGCGCCATGGAGGCTGGCCGCTACCTGCCCGCCGCCCGCCTCTACCTCCTGTGCCGCCACCTCCATGGATTGCTGCAGCTCGACGCCCCCCGCGCCCGCTACAGCCCCATCCTCGCCCGCTTCCCCATCCTCCTGCGCCAGGTGGCCGCCGCCAGCCACTTCAG ATCCACCATCCTGCAGGAGAGCAAGTCCCTGCTGAGGTGTCAGAGTGTGTCGGACCAGGCGGTGGCAGAAGCCCTGTGTGCCATCATGCTGCTGGAGGACAGCTCTCCCCGCCAGGCCCTCGCGGATTTCCTGCTGGCCAGGAAGCTAGCGATCCAGCAGCTCCTCAACCAGCCACACCACG gtgCAGGAATAAAAGCTCAGGTGTGCTCACTGATGGAGCTGCTAACCACCACTCTGTACCAGGCTTATGCCCTCTTCTACATGATGCCAGAAGGGATGCCCCCagacccagccctgccctgtggCTTGCTCTTCTCCACCCTGGAGAGCACCACAggccagcacccagcag GGAAAGGCGGGGTCCTGGAGGACGAGGTGAAGCTGAGCAGCTGGTTCAGGTACCTCCCAGAGTCTGTGGTGGAGTTCCAGCCAACCCTGCGGACCCTGGCCCACCCCATCAGCCAGGAATACCTCAGGGACACGCTGCAGCAGTGGATTGCCAT GTGCAGTGATGATATCAGGGCCGGGGTCAGCAGCCTGCTGGTCTACGTGAAGAGCTTGAAGGGCCTCGCGGGGATCCGCGATGCGGTGTGGGAGCTGCTCACGAGCGAGTCCGTCAGCCAGCACTGGGACGTGGTGTGCCGGCGCCTTTTGGACAAGCCCGCTTCCTtctgggaggagctgctgcgGCAGCTCTTCCTCGACAGGCTGGAG ACACTGACCAAAGAGGGCTTCGAATCCATCTCAAGCAGCTCCAAGCAGCTTCTCGTCGCAGCCCTGCAGGAACTTGAAGCCAAACCCGCCTCCTCCGCCCTGAGCAAGCCCGTCCAGTTCGAGCACAACGTGGCTTTGTTCCTGTGGTCGGAGAGCTCCAGTGATCTCCCTTCCGACGCCGCCTGGGTCAACGTGGCGAACCGCAGCCACTTCGCCAAGAGCGGGCTGTCCATGAAGGCCCAGGCGCTCACCCCGTGCGTGCAGAGCTTCTGCTCGGCCCTGGATTTGAAGCTGAAAGCCAGGTTGGACGACCTCCTCTCCTACCTCCCCGCGGAGCCTTCCAAGGAGGctgctcccaccccacagcctcGCTCGGCCTTCGACCGCTACGCTGACACGGGGCTGGTGGAGGGCTTGCTGCGTGAGCGCTGCGTCGCCTGCGTCCACCACCTGCTGGGCTGCGTGCGAGAAGAGCTCCAAAACGCCCAGAACCTGCTGGGGGaacaggcaggggctggcagcgaTAGCAGGCTCGATGCTGTCCTCTTCATGGCCAGGCTGTGCCAGTCCCTGAGCGAGCTCTGCCCTCACCTCAAGCAGTGTATCCTGGGCCAGTCAGGGGGCGCGGAGATGGTGCTGAAGGAAACCCGCTCCACCAagaagctggggaaggggaaagctCAAGAAGTGAATCCTGTGCAGGCCAAGTGGCAGGAGGTGAAGgcagagctcctgcagcagagcctggtTGCTTACCAGATCTGGAGCTCCGCTGTCACCAAA GCTCTGGTTCAGGGCTTTACCCACGCGTTGCTGCTGGATACAGCTGGCTCCGTCTTGGCTATGGCCACCAACTGGGATGAGATTGAAATTCAGGAGGAGACCGAGGCTGGAAACAGCGTAACGTCAAAGATCCGGCTGCCTATGCAG CCGTCCTGGTACGTCCAGAGCCTCCTCTTCAGCCTGTGCCAAGAGGTGAACCGGGTCGGGGGCCACACTCTGCCCAAAGTCAccttgcaggagctgctgaagaCCTGCATGGCAGCAGTGCTTGCTGCCTATGAAAAGCTCAtggaggagaagcaggagaAG AAAGCAGGCGCCTTCCCCATGACCCAGAAcagggctctgcagctgctctacGATCTGCGCTACCTCAATATCATCCTGACAGCGAGGAGCGAGGAGGCAAAGGCCAGCAGGAGCAAGCATGACTCCAG GGTTGAGAAGGTGACCGACTTCCTGGAGGGACACATCGATCCCTTCGACTTGGACGTTTTCACCCCCCACTTAAACGGCAACCTGAATCGCCTGGTGCAGCGAACGTCT GTTCTTTTCGGCTTGCTGACCGGGACGGAGAACCAGTACACGAGCAGAAGCAGCGCGCTCAGCTCCCAGGAGCTCCACAATATCCTGCCCTTAGCATCCAGCCAGATCAG ATTTGGACTTCTGCCGCTGAGTATGTCAAGCTCACGAAAGGCCAAGTCTGCCACCAGGAACGCAGAAAGAGTTCAG gttCCACCTCCTGCACTCACAAGAGCAGAAGAGGAGGCAGCGCGCCCTGGCTCTTTGTTCAGGCAGCTTGTAACCGAGGAGGAAGACACAGCTGCACCTTCTCTCTTCAAGCTGGGATGGCTTTCTGGCATGACCAAGTGA
- the COG1 gene encoding conserved oligomeric Golgi complex subunit 1 isoform X2, producing the protein MAAVASLPPGRRGGNPVMAAMAARAAEAEALFEAHTAAELRAAERRLRAGIEQKREELRQMVGERYRDLIEAADTIAEMRLSAERLLGAVRGLQRGGAARPGPAPPAPPRLPEKLYWAAAQLKLLLDIPERAWGAMEAGRYLPAARLYLLCRHLHGLLQLDAPRARYSPILARFPILLRQVAAASHFRSTILQESKSLLRCQSVSDQAVAEALCAIMLLEDSSPRQALADFLLARKLAIQQLLNQPHHGAGIKAQVCSLMELLTTTLYQAYALFYMMPEGMPPDPALPCGLLFSTLESTTGQHPAGKGGVLEDEVKLSSWFRYLPESVVEFQPTLRTLAHPISQEYLRDTLQQWIAMCSDDIRAGVSSLLVYVKSLKGLAGIRDAVWELLTSESVSQHWDVVCRRLLDKPASFWEELLRQLFLDRLETLTKEGFESISSSSKQLLVAALQELEAKPASSALSKPVQFEHNVALFLWSESSSDLPSDAAWVNVANRSHFAKSGLSMKAQALTPCVQSFCSALDLKLKARLDDLLSYLPAEPSKEAAPTPQPRSAFDRYADTGLVEGLLRERCVACVHHLLGCVREELQNAQNLLGEQAGAGSDSRLDAVLFMARLCQSLSELCPHLKQCILGQSGGAEMVLKETRSTKKLGKGKAQEVNPVQAKWQEVKAELLQQSLVAYQIWSSAVTKALVQGFTHALLLDTAGSVLAMATNWDEIEIQEETEAGNSVTSKIRLPMQPSWYVQSLLFSLCQEVNRVGGHTLPKVTLQELLKTCMAAVLAAYEKLMEEKQEKKAGAFPMTQNRALQLLYDLRYLNIILTARSEEAKASRSKHDSRVEKVTDFLEGHIDPFDLDVFTPHLNGNLNRLVQRTSVLFGLLTGTENQYTSRSSALSSQELHNILPLASSQIRFGLLPLSMSSSRKAKSATRNAERVQCDADL; encoded by the exons ATGGCGGCCGTGGCGTCACTGCCGccgggaaggaggggggggaacccGGTAATGGCGGCCATGGCGGCGCGGGCGGCGGAGGCCGAGGCCCTGTTCGAGGCCCACACGGCGGCCGAGCTGCGGGCGGCGGAGCGGCGGCTGCGGGCCGGCATCGAGCAGAAGCGGGAGGAGCTGCGGCAGATGGTGGGCGAGCGCTACCGGGACCTCATCGAGGCGGCCGACACCATCGCCGAGATGCGGCTGAGCGCCGAGCGCCTGCTGGGGGCCGtcagggggctgcagaggggggGCGCCGCAAGGCCCGGGCCCGCTCCGCCG gctccaCCACGGCTACCGGAGAAGCTGTACTGGGCAGCGGCGcagctgaagctgctgctggacaTCCCCGAGCGGGCTTGGGGCGCCATGGAGGCTGGCCGCTACCTGCCCGCCGCCCGCCTCTACCTCCTGTGCCGCCACCTCCATGGATTGCTGCAGCTCGACGCCCCCCGCGCCCGCTACAGCCCCATCCTCGCCCGCTTCCCCATCCTCCTGCGCCAGGTGGCCGCCGCCAGCCACTTCAG ATCCACCATCCTGCAGGAGAGCAAGTCCCTGCTGAGGTGTCAGAGTGTGTCGGACCAGGCGGTGGCAGAAGCCCTGTGTGCCATCATGCTGCTGGAGGACAGCTCTCCCCGCCAGGCCCTCGCGGATTTCCTGCTGGCCAGGAAGCTAGCGATCCAGCAGCTCCTCAACCAGCCACACCACG gtgCAGGAATAAAAGCTCAGGTGTGCTCACTGATGGAGCTGCTAACCACCACTCTGTACCAGGCTTATGCCCTCTTCTACATGATGCCAGAAGGGATGCCCCCagacccagccctgccctgtggCTTGCTCTTCTCCACCCTGGAGAGCACCACAggccagcacccagcag GGAAAGGCGGGGTCCTGGAGGACGAGGTGAAGCTGAGCAGCTGGTTCAGGTACCTCCCAGAGTCTGTGGTGGAGTTCCAGCCAACCCTGCGGACCCTGGCCCACCCCATCAGCCAGGAATACCTCAGGGACACGCTGCAGCAGTGGATTGCCAT GTGCAGTGATGATATCAGGGCCGGGGTCAGCAGCCTGCTGGTCTACGTGAAGAGCTTGAAGGGCCTCGCGGGGATCCGCGATGCGGTGTGGGAGCTGCTCACGAGCGAGTCCGTCAGCCAGCACTGGGACGTGGTGTGCCGGCGCCTTTTGGACAAGCCCGCTTCCTtctgggaggagctgctgcgGCAGCTCTTCCTCGACAGGCTGGAG ACACTGACCAAAGAGGGCTTCGAATCCATCTCAAGCAGCTCCAAGCAGCTTCTCGTCGCAGCCCTGCAGGAACTTGAAGCCAAACCCGCCTCCTCCGCCCTGAGCAAGCCCGTCCAGTTCGAGCACAACGTGGCTTTGTTCCTGTGGTCGGAGAGCTCCAGTGATCTCCCTTCCGACGCCGCCTGGGTCAACGTGGCGAACCGCAGCCACTTCGCCAAGAGCGGGCTGTCCATGAAGGCCCAGGCGCTCACCCCGTGCGTGCAGAGCTTCTGCTCGGCCCTGGATTTGAAGCTGAAAGCCAGGTTGGACGACCTCCTCTCCTACCTCCCCGCGGAGCCTTCCAAGGAGGctgctcccaccccacagcctcGCTCGGCCTTCGACCGCTACGCTGACACGGGGCTGGTGGAGGGCTTGCTGCGTGAGCGCTGCGTCGCCTGCGTCCACCACCTGCTGGGCTGCGTGCGAGAAGAGCTCCAAAACGCCCAGAACCTGCTGGGGGaacaggcaggggctggcagcgaTAGCAGGCTCGATGCTGTCCTCTTCATGGCCAGGCTGTGCCAGTCCCTGAGCGAGCTCTGCCCTCACCTCAAGCAGTGTATCCTGGGCCAGTCAGGGGGCGCGGAGATGGTGCTGAAGGAAACCCGCTCCACCAagaagctggggaaggggaaagctCAAGAAGTGAATCCTGTGCAGGCCAAGTGGCAGGAGGTGAAGgcagagctcctgcagcagagcctggtTGCTTACCAGATCTGGAGCTCCGCTGTCACCAAA GCTCTGGTTCAGGGCTTTACCCACGCGTTGCTGCTGGATACAGCTGGCTCCGTCTTGGCTATGGCCACCAACTGGGATGAGATTGAAATTCAGGAGGAGACCGAGGCTGGAAACAGCGTAACGTCAAAGATCCGGCTGCCTATGCAG CCGTCCTGGTACGTCCAGAGCCTCCTCTTCAGCCTGTGCCAAGAGGTGAACCGGGTCGGGGGCCACACTCTGCCCAAAGTCAccttgcaggagctgctgaagaCCTGCATGGCAGCAGTGCTTGCTGCCTATGAAAAGCTCAtggaggagaagcaggagaAG AAAGCAGGCGCCTTCCCCATGACCCAGAAcagggctctgcagctgctctacGATCTGCGCTACCTCAATATCATCCTGACAGCGAGGAGCGAGGAGGCAAAGGCCAGCAGGAGCAAGCATGACTCCAG GGTTGAGAAGGTGACCGACTTCCTGGAGGGACACATCGATCCCTTCGACTTGGACGTTTTCACCCCCCACTTAAACGGCAACCTGAATCGCCTGGTGCAGCGAACGTCT GTTCTTTTCGGCTTGCTGACCGGGACGGAGAACCAGTACACGAGCAGAAGCAGCGCGCTCAGCTCCCAGGAGCTCCACAATATCCTGCCCTTAGCATCCAGCCAGATCAG ATTTGGACTTCTGCCGCTGAGTATGTCAAGCTCACGAAAGGCCAAGTCTGCCACCAGGAACGCAGAAAGAGTTCAG TGCGATGCTGACCTTTAA
- the SSTR2 gene encoding somatostatin receptor type 2, with protein MELEFELPNATAFWFSPASPFDNFSVEAPTNASQNATGQHFDLTSNAILTFIYFVVCIVGLCGNTLVIYVILRYAKMKTITNIYILNLAIADELFMLGLPFLAMQVALVHWPFGKAICRVVMTVDGINQFTSIFCLTVMSVDRYLAVVHPIKSAKWRRPRTAKMINVAVWGVSLLVIMPIMIYAGVQHNHGRSSCTIIWPGESGAWYTGFIIYAFILGFLVPLTIICLCYLFIIIKVKSSGIRVGSSKRKKSEKKVTRMVSIVVAVFIFCWLPFYIFNVSSVSVLIVPTPVLKGMFDFVVVLSYANSCANPILYAFLSDNFKKSFQNVLCLVKVSGMDDADRSDSKQDKSRLNETTETQRTLLNGDLQTSI; from the coding sequence ATGGAGCTGGAATTCGAGCTGCCCAACGCCACCGCCTTCTGGTTCTCCCCGGCCTCCCCGTTCGACAACTTCTCGGTGGAGGCGCCCACCAACGCCTCGCAGAACGCCACCGGCCAGCACTTCGACCTGACCAGCAACGCCATCCTCACCTTCATCTACTTCGTGGTCTGCATCGTCGGGCTGTGCGGCAACACGCTGGTGATCTACGTCATCCTCCGCTACGCCAAGATGAAGACCATCACCAACATCTACATCCTCAACCTGGCCATCGCCGACGAGCTCTTCATGCTGGGGTTGCCCTTCCTGGCCATGCAGGTGGCCCTGGTGCACTGGCCCTTTGGCAAAGCCATCTGCAGGGTGGTCATGACGGTGGACGGGATCAACCAGTTCACCAGTATCTTCTGCCTGACGGTGATGAGTGTTGACCGGTACCTGGCCGTTGTCCATCCCATTAAATCGGCCAAGTGGAGGCGGCCCAGGACAGCCAAAATGATCAACGTGGCCGTCTGGGGTGTCTCCCTGCTGGTGATCATGCCCATCATGATTTATGCCGGGGTGCAGCACAACCACGGCAGGAGTAGCTGCACCATCATCTGGCCGGGGGAGTCGGGCGCCTGGTACACGGGCTTCATCATCTACGCCTTCATCCTGGGCTTCCTGGTGCCTCTCACCATCATCTGCCTTTGCTACTTGTTCATCATCATCAAAGTCAAGTCCTCGGGCATCAGAGTGGGCTCCTCCAAGAGGAAAAAGTCCGAGAAGAAAGTCACCAGGATGGTCTCCATCGTGGTGGCTGTCTTCATCTTCTGCTGGCTCCCCTTCTACATCTTCAACGTCTCCTCCGTCTCCGTCCTCATCGTGCCCACGCCCGTCCTCAAGGGCATGTTTGACTTCGTCGTGGTCCTCAGCTATGCCAACAGCTGCGCCAACCCCATCCTTTACGCCTTCCTCTCCGACAACTTCAAGAAGAGCTTTCAGAACGTCCTCTGCCTGGTGAAGGTCAGCGGCATGGACGACGCCGACCGCAGCGACAGCAAGCAGGACAAGTCCAGGCTCAACGAGACCACGGAAACCCAAAGGACCCTGCTCAACGGTGACCTGCAGACGAGCATCTGA